The Tripterygium wilfordii isolate XIE 37 chromosome 1, ASM1340144v1, whole genome shotgun sequence sequence GTGAGGGTAATTtagtcaataaaataaattaatgtaatttttttgtcttttatgcAATAGTGGTTCAAACTTCATGCATCGAAACTTATTCGACTGTACTTGCTGAAACAAAACTCTTAATCGAGAGACTTATCTCTAATCGTCCCTTTCTAATTGATTTATTCCTGAATTAATTGTTTATAaagtaatataatataataaaataactaGAACTATAACTTCATGAAAGGTCGTTTTCTAATTTCCAAAGCTCATATTTGGCTACTTCAACATTGATGTATTTTATTTAACAATCCGATTTTTGTCGCATTGCATGTCCTCGATCGTATGCCATCACTAATCACCTCCACTAACACAAATAATTCAAAAACTAATCTTGGAAACATTATAAGATGGCATCCCTCCTTCCTGGAACTTGCAATTTCTTTTGAACAAATCAGATCCCTCTTTCAATGTCTTGGACTATTCATGCCCGCAACAAGACTTATCAATGACCATAAATACCCAACCCTTTCCCTTGCAAAAATCTACTACTCCCCCCATACATCCATCAATCTCTGAAACAGACAAGACAGAGAGACTTAAAGAGTTTCATTTTCTTAACGCAAAGGATGGTGAGGGCTCCTTGCTGTGAAAAAATGGGTTTGAAGAAGGGACCTTGGACTCCTGAAGAGGATCGCATTCTGGTTTCCTACATTCACAACTATGGACATGCAAACTGGCGTGCTCTGCCCAAACAAGCTGGTAATTTACACACAGAAAGTGCAGTTTTTATGAATGATTAATGCTGATTTTGTTGCATATTGTTATGGtttcttatgtttttttttttgggttttgggttCTGTTCTTTACACAGGTTTGTTAAGATGTGGTAAGAGTTGCAGACTGAGATGGATAAACTACTTGAGGCCAGATATCAAGAGAGGCAACTTCACCAAAGAAGAAGAGGACACTATCATTACATTACATGAATCCTTGGGAAATAGGTATAAATATATTTCCCTCAATGCCTTTCCAAATAATTCACAAATTTGCTGCAAATTTTAGGTTCACTAAAGATTAAAGGTTCATCGTTACTCGACTTTGAGCTTTTAGGAGAATCGGTGTTTCATATGACATCAGAGCTTTAAGTTTATCGGCAAAATCCTGGGTTTGAAACCTACCTCCACCCGATTAGCCTATCTCATAGTACTTAATTAGTACACTGTTGTCTTTAATAATTAGCAAAGTTGACACTTAAATATGAAGTAATTGCAGATGATAATTAGCTGTTAATCTGTGAACCCCATCAACTGAACTATTTAAGTCTTTATTTTTCACAATAAGACAAGAATATGGTAAGAAGCAAGTTGCTGATTTATGGaatcttttttgtttgtaataTCTAGGTGGTCAGCAATTGCAGCACAGCTTCCAGGAAGGACTGACAATGAGATTAAAAATGTATGGCACACCCACTTGAAGAAGAGACTACTCAAACAAAACCATACCCCACAAATCATCAAACACTCCATGATCACATCTCCACAATATGAACAAGAACAAGTCAGCATCAATGCCGACTCAGAATCCTCAAATATCACTCTCTCTACGCATAATAACATATATTCATGTGAGCAATATTCCAGCTTGCTCACTGACACCACCACAGTGGCCACCAGTAGTACTGAAACCATCAAATGTGGGAGTCTTGATTATGCAATGAATTTCCCTCTAATGGACGAAAGTTGTGGATCATCAGACGCAGAGAATTCTTCCAGCATGATGACAGCTGAGTTTTTTGATGGATTACAAGACCATTTTGGGTTCAATTATTCAAATGTTATGGATCCAAGTCATATGAATGAAGCTTCATACGTTGATGATGGCATGGACTTCTGGCGCAGCCTATTAATTGATGTGGGAGGAATACAAGGATTTCTATGATTTTCCAAGACTCTTTCAATTTGTATGAAGATTTGGTATTTGGGTTTTGACCATTAGAGAATTGAAAGAGATGGGTTGTGCACAACAGAGATGTTTGTTAATGGTGGGGGGAAGAACTGTGCCAAGTCCAAAAGGTAGAAAAGGAAAAGCATTCATTGACGAAGAAACTGAAAGGCAGTTACTTTGTGATAAGGATAACGTGGAcgaagaaattgttcatttgaAAGGTcagaaaggagaaacaaagtggGAAGACTGACTAATTGAGACATGTTAGTGACAGATTCATGTATATGTTTCTAAATTAGATTAAGATTGTTTTATGGTATTGAAGATAATGTTCAATATATTGTTCATAGTGTATTAAATGCTGGGCATTAAGtcaattcattttattttcttacattAGACCTAGTCCTGGAAATTTCCGGGCACTTAATCCGCTGTATTAGCATAAGGGATTTGGTGTAACTAAGAGAGTaatgggagaaaaaaacaaataaacaagaaaagaaagataaaaaaaacaaaacataataaAATGTAACTCCCATTTTGAGTAAATAGCCAAGTTGGTCAAACAAAGATATGACTCGTTTCACTGTTTGTTTCAAATCAGTCACCGAAAGATatgactagcaacgtctaagttgggggtgATTGGATCTCTAAATTGAGGTTCCGATGACCTTTAATGAGAGTGTTTTAGTATCTAATTAATGTATTTATATGTGTTTGAGCATAATTTTACTTTTACAAGCATTTCCCATTGGTTTTATGGAAAACGAGAGCAAAGTGGCTATTTTTGGAGCAATTATTACAACTGTTAAAGTGACCAACACatattgtccggacacctcattGTGCCGTCCGGATAACTTAACAAGTCCATAATCAAGGCGGGAGAAGAGGTCGTCCGGACGCCCAACATATTCGTCTGGACAGACAAACAGATTTTGAAGGCAGATTGTAGAAGGCCGTTTGGATGCCATCATATCCCGTGAACAAATTTTTTAAAGGAAATTTGGGAAATAAGGATTGTAGGACTCGTTTTTTGTAAAGGTAGATAGAGCTTTTTAAAGTTAAAAGCATTCATAACCCTAGTTCAAGGGTTATTTTCTACACTCTTGATACTTGCTTCATTGTTTTCGTAGTTAACCCTACAATTGTAAAACAGttttctctcaagctttcatatatttttttagtttcttattattaatttttgtgtaaacactaattttaatcaataaaattattatcGCGAAATCATGAGTGGATAACCTGTTTATCTAATATCTAATCTCTAATATCTAATCTCTAATGAGTATGTGCAAAGTTGATTTGTTCAAACATCTCTGTACAAGCCAAGGATTTTGAATCACGACTAAAACAACTCTTCTTAAGTGAGAGACTATTTCTTATCAGTATCTTTTAATCATAGATCTTCGATTGAGGAATTGGATACTGAGATCTTTATTTCAAGATAATAGACTTCTAAGGAGGGGGGAAAATGATGAAAGCAAATACAAGCTCAAGTCCCTAGCTCATGCCCTGATTCCACATAGGAGAATGAGAATCTTGTTCTGTAATAAACATAACAAAGACAACAGATTATGCTCTACAATTAGACATGATTCGGGCTTAAAATATGGTAACCTCCCAAGTATACAGACTCAACCCATATCAATCATACCACATATGTGCTCCTGTATGTATGATGCATGGTTGATGCCAACTCCTTCAACTTCCTCACTAATTCTTTCCGGACCAACCCACTGATCTCTGCTCTCAATTGATCCCACCTTTAGAAATTTGAATGTACAATAGCCCCAGATCACTTAGTCGAGTTGTTTCGTCCAATCGAAAGGCTCCCATTCTTGAGCAAATTTTGCAACAGCTTGCTTTTGAGCCTCAATTGTCTCGTGTCGACGGTACATGTCTTCCACTGGCAATCGTAGCATGCCTCTTACAATGTTAAGGCCAAAGCTGCTTTTGAAACCAAATTCCACGTGGAAGTATGGAAAATTTTTGGGGATTGAACCACGCAAACCCTTCACACTTGTATCAATGAGCTTCTTTGCATCATGCTGGCTCCACTCATCTTCAGCTTCATCAATTGCCTAAAACAAATTGTTGTCAGGAATTTTTACAGAAGCCGGCAAGAACATATTCCACGATATAAGAAACACTGCAATTGTGTAtgtattttaagaaaaatactATGAAAATATACTCAAAATACTTATGGTAACATCTGAACCTTTAGTACTACAATCATAACATTGAAGGAGAATTTAAACAGATGTAGAAGGTAGCCCAAGACATCACAAACTGTAAAATAAACAGATTTAACAGAATATTGTAAAATAGAAACTGATTAGAAACGACAAATAATAGTCAGAAATGGCAAGCACAGAAATTTTTTGGCAGTTATTCCGCAAATGGCAACTGAAAATACCAGAGGATAACAACAGTTGACGTCACAAAAGTTATATACACTGGCCCAACTACAAACACAATGATTATGGACCCAGTACTAGGgattaacaaaacaaagaatatgTGGCCGAGCAACAATCAAATCATCAATTGAGAGAAATGGCGATGAAATGACGTCTCAGCTGTTGATTTGCTATACCTTATCTGACATTGTAGACAAAGAGACTACTAAAATCATATCTTGTTCTCGACAGAGAACAAAGGTTCTCTTCCAAATCCTATCAGGAAACCTTTATAACTAACATACAAAGAATTCAAGAACAGAGAAAACCAGATAATAGCACAGACTACTACAACACTTGTTAAGCCGAAATTTTAACATTTATGTGATGCTATATCGGTATATCCCCAACTAGACATTTCTCAACACTCACTAAAAGTGACTAGCAAATGATTCAAGACAAAGGTATGAGAAAACAAGAAATTTTCCAAACTCCACTTAACAGCATTGCCAATACAGAACACTAATTAACCTGCACCACATGCATGGAAATTGGCCATATTAAATATTCTAAAGCAATAGTTTCTCTACCCATAACATGCTAATCCAAGCTGAACCAGCTTTATGAATTACTGCCTAACATTAAGGCAAGAACTTCCCCCATAAATGGAAAATACATTTGCAGAAATTAATTGcacattcttttttttaattaaaaagattGTATGGTTTTATAGAAAGGGGAACAGGGCAGAGAGTCAAAGTTTTCAAGATGACTTCCAAAAACTGAATGAGGAacatattacataaaaaatagaCAAAGCAACACAAATCGATATATAATATCATAAGGAGACCTTACCTTTTTAAAATGAAGTGGGGCCTGTTTTGCAATTTCTCTAGGCAATGGAATGCACTCAATCATACAATGACAACGTTGCTGAGCCAATCCCATCACTGTTTCAATGAACACCAAATCCTTTTCTTGCTTTGCGAACATCTTTATGAGGCATTTCTTGAAGTTGCGAATTTCACCCATATGTTATCATCAACAGTCCTCGTGGCTGACTCATGCTACAGAAGAAAAGAACATTATTAAATTAAACTCTAACGAAGTTaacaagagagggagagagagatcaCATCACATCTATAATTACGTTTCAATGTAAATAAAACCGTTCTAAGATGTAAGTTCAATTTACTCGCCAGAACAAGTGCTCCACATTTTGAAACAAGTCAAGGCTCAAGAAGTGAcacattttcacattttttactaCAAATTTTTTGAATGATTCATTTTTTGGCAGTTCCATAATAATCCTAGTAATTGGGCCACTGTAAATAATATTGTGCATTCAGgtgaaagaaaaggggagaaaaaaaTCTTCACTttgtcaaagcatcaaaaagaaTTTCTGAAGACATGGAGCCAAAACTAAAATTGAAAAATCATCCGATAAAACtaattaacaaaataaaatgaaaatatagcAAAAGAAGGAGTAGATTAAAATTACCTGCAATGTTAAGATGCAGCAATGTCCTGGCACAAGGGGTTGGTATTTCGGCAATATCAAATAAGAGAAATTTGCTATGGATACAACAAGATGTTTTGGTCGATTCGGGTTCTCAAAGCAAAAGATACAGCGTTCTTGCTGAGTCAAGATGCGCTTTGCAAAAATGTTCTTCCCATAAACTTTGTGATCGTCATCTCTCCCTTTCTTCCGGGACTTTTTCTTTGGGCCATCTTCAAAATCATATTCATCAACTGCTCGACCAAATAAATTGCACTGCTTGTTCTGCATAATTTTATGAGCTAGATACCTATCAGCATCCTCTTCCTTTCTGGTATATAAATCTGTGACAATATATCTCtgtacaaagaaaaataaaataaacatacctacgaatgagaagaaaaagatgatatTGATATGGAAAGCAATAGTAAATTAAGAGCCCATTTGTACCATTGGGAGTGTTTCTTGTTTATAGTGAGGATAGATAACTCTTGTGCACAACTCTCGCAATGGGCAGGGTCGGGGACAAGCAGCATGTACGCAAActttaccctcacataatatggacccccacataatatagaGAGACTATTTGCAAGAATTGAATATGTAACATCTAGGTTGCAACCCtgtaactctaccactaggtcaCATGCTCGCCTGTTTAATTATGGTGATGATAAACAATTCAAACAACACTCATGCACAAAGCTCCTGTAATGGACGGGGTCGGGATAAGCAAGATGTACACAGACCTtgccctcacataatatgtggaggggCTGTTTCAAAACCAAGGCCTCAACCTAACTATCTAGTTTTCCTAAACTCATCTGCGATCCTGAAAATCCCATAAACTATCTTGATATTCTTTCTAGCTTCTCCTCACTAGCACACAAGGAAACCAACATATGTTTTCCTCATGCACACGACTCCACCGGGTATTCCAATTactatcttttatttttgaGTCCATAGTTGTCAAAAGCCTACAGTGCGCGCTTAAGCGCTGAAGCAAGGCGAGGCGCTGGGCTTCACCAGCCATCATCTCGTCTTCTAATCCCTAATAGTCTCTAATACGAATCAGCCATCATCTCTCGAATTCAATTTGAATCAATTGAATGCATAGAGTTGATACTTGAGAATCGAAGGAGAAGAAAGAGCAGAAAGAAACAGTATAAACAAACCCTAACGACAATTTACCTCGAAGATTTCATAAGATGTTAGTGTTCTGCTGTGCGATTTTCCAGCTTTGTTGTATCTTCTCCTAGCTCTGCCGTGTCTGTGTTTCCTTGCCTCTGCGTCGATCGTCTCCAGAGTTCAGCCTTCTGGTTGTGTCTTCTCCTAGCTCGGCTGCGACTGTGTTTCCTTGCCTCTGCTTCGATCGTCTTCAGAGTTCAGCATTCTGTATACTTTTCGTCCTATCTActatttattctctcttttgggCCTCCGACTCCCTTAATGAATTCTTAGGGAAATTTTACATGAACACAACAAAaagataattacattatttttttaatttacataaatatctttatacataaaatgacatattaatttttaaattaaaaaattaaaataaataattttaacgTATTTAATTAGAGAATACTACATTTACATTGTCGCCTCCTCCTCCCGATTCATACCATCAATCCAATAAACTCAATTTTTCATAAGAAACGCTTGAGGTGTGGTTGAAGCCGTAGTTGAACTTCAAGCAATTGCAGGAATCCAAGCATGTTGGCTACTCCTCCTCTCCTTTCACCTCCTCTGATCTTGGGGTCCCAAGAAATGTTGTATCAGTTTCACTTATTCCCCTTTTTGTGTTAAATTTAAGTTTCAATTACTTAATTCGTAAAGTTGAGTTCTCAAAATTAAGGGTTTTTGtgttaaatttaaatttaaattactTAATTCGTAAAATTGAGTTTGCAAAATTAAGGGATTAATCAGGGGATCATGGTCCAAGATGGATAGAGGTACCAGCGCATCATCCACAAGTCCAAGATGCAGCAAATCATGCAGGGAAGATGATTCAAGTGGTGACCTCTCTCTTGAGGGTGGCCCCGAGCCTAGCTCAAGCTTAGGAGGTTGTGAAACACAGGGTGAGGCTCGATTGCAAGTCAAAGAAACAGAGTGGGTGTAACTGATGATGATTTAGGACGATTTTGTAGAGGAATGAGGGATTCCGACATGAGGAAGAAGAATTCGGTTTTTTTgtcttattatatttttaaaaaaaatatgtctgtaaacttaacactaatattttaatattgtataaaataagggtaatttggtcttttCACTACAATTATGGgtgtagacttataatttttttggtgtTTCTTCCCTTTAGTCCATTGTCCGCATACTATAGCAAATCAAGTTCTTTCAAAATTAATAGTGTTCTTGTCTTATCATTTAGACGTTATCTTTAATTCAACTTATATAGGCTATTAGCCATTGTATAATCGGTCAGTTCTGTTATCATTTAGACGTTATCTTTAATTCAACTTATATAGGTTATTAGCCATTGTATAATCGGTCAGTTCTGTTATCATTTAGACTTTGTCTTTAATTCAACTTATATTGGCTATTAGCCATTGTATAACTGGTTAGTTCAATAGAGAGACGATCACCTGTTCGACCGACTTGTCTatttttcaaaaccttgataAGAGTAATGAATAGTCAAACTTTCCAAACACATAGGTATAGCCTATATAGGCTATTTTGCATGCTCATACCATAAATGAATATAAGCACTCAATAGTTTTTTAAACAATCAGAAAGTCGACCCTAGATATTATGCAGTTATATGGGGTGGGATatacaaaaaattatatatgagcGGGCtgtacaaaaaaatttattttgtaaaatCAGTTGACCATCCTTGTAAAATTcaattgacggggtgtctttagtaaaaatcagggtgtgactaaagttttccatcTAGTATGTATCTCGTTCGGTCTACAACTTCAACTTGAAGTCTAATTGTTGTGGGCTTTGTATGTTTTAAGTATTTAATTTATCCTTTGGGCCTTTTGCCTCctttaaaaattttatctacccatcacaaaaatattatatttacatcactttttaatttttttttagtttacataaatatccttataTCAATAACATATTAAtccttaaactaaaaatttaaaataaataatttttgcatatttaattatagactactaagtttacatcatAATTTCCCAAAGGGAAAAAACCAACAATAGAATGTCGTTTTACTAGAAGAAAAAGCAACACGACTGTCGTTTTTCTTCTACACGATCCTATcatttttctaaaagaaaaacaacaagacactgtcattttttttgaaagaaaaacaaagcgaCTCTACCGATTTCTTGAGTTAAAATCGGATTTGATTTGTTGATTTTCGTTTCAACCGTTTTTAACACAAAATCAGCACGTGGAGTACAATTATACACACCCACTAATGCTATGTAACAATTATTTTACCGATCTTGTTTTATTTAAGAGATTTTTAGAAGTAATATACATATTAGAGAGATTTACAAATCAATGATCATTCCTCTACTCAATCTCTAACTGTTTGACCTTGATATTGGGCGTCTTCTTGGTCGAAATTGCAAGTCGACGTTTCTTGGTCAGAAATGAACTTCGAATCTGGTGTGGAGAATTGGTGGCAGCAATCATCTGGGCAATGGTTAAATCGGTAAGAGAGTGTGAAGATGAATTTGGGGTTAAAGGAGATAatgtgtgtgtaaacttaacaatagaATTTCTAATAATTTACAGATCAAGGGTAAATTGATCTTTCACAataatttttcttaattatattgttgATGGGTTTGCTTTCGTCTTATTTGATTCCTTTTAGTCCACTGTCCACAGTAGCTTATACGCTAAGGACATATACTCTTCTAAACACCTCAAATAAAATAGCTTATAAGTTAGTTTAGAAACTCTAATAAGCTCTCGAAAAATCAATTCTAAATTGAAGTTTCTTTTAGagcttatatttattttttctttttcttttttcttctaataACTTATAAGTTAGCTTAGAAACTCTAATAAACTctacaaaaaaataaactcCAAATTGAAGCTTCTTTTagagtttatattttttttttccatttttcttctcttctttctttttctattaaaataatattatatatgacattataaattaattttttatataaaaatattttttaatttatatgtcTAAACTTACTTTTTGACCCCAATGAATGTTTGTCCGTTTTAGGCTAGTCTATACTAGCTTGGATGGATTTGTTCTTATGGACCCTTTGGTCCAGAAAACGCGGTCTCTAGGTTAGAAGATTTAACCTATTATATTATGCACTtcatttcttctttggacaatATGGGATTTAGACCATTGATCGATAGCTCGCCTAGCACCACCAAACTTGATACTATAGAGGCTTATGGCTCCACCTACTCGAGCCAGGTGCTACAATCTCCCCCACTTAAGAGTTCATGTCTCCGTGAGTCTCATACCCTCAACACTGGTGAGTGGGTTATGATACTAATTGTAACAGTCTGCCCCTTCTTGGGGTTAGtgaatattatccgctttggagCAACCCATATTAGCCCGCAAGATTTGTTGTCCTCTATGATGTGTCAAAGAAAATGCTTTCACTAGGTTAGGAGATTTGGGTTATTATGTTCTACACTTC is a genomic window containing:
- the LOC119982227 gene encoding transcription factor MYB14-like, with translation MVRAPCCEKMGLKKGPWTPEEDRILVSYIHNYGHANWRALPKQAGLLRCGKSCRLRWINYLRPDIKRGNFTKEEEDTIITLHESLGNRWSAIAAQLPGRTDNEIKNVWHTHLKKRLLKQNHTPQIIKHSMITSPQYEQEQVSINADSESSNITLSTHNNIYSCEQYSSLLTDTTTVATSSTETIKCGSLDYAMNFPLMDESCGSSDAENSSSMMTAEFFDGLQDHFGFNYSNVMDPSHMNEASYVDDGMDFWRSLLIDVGGIQGFL
- the LOC120011573 gene encoding LOW QUALITY PROTEIN: CWF19-like protein 2 (The sequence of the model RefSeq protein was modified relative to this genomic sequence to represent the inferred CDS: inserted 1 base in 1 codon), giving the protein MKSSRYIVTDLYTRKEEDADRYLAHKIMQNKQCNLFGRAVDEYDFEDGPKKKSRKKGRDDDHKVYGKNIFAKRILTQQERCIFCFENPNRPKHLVVSIANFSYLILPKYQPLVPGHCCILTLQHESATRTVDDNIWXEIRNFKKCLIKMFAKQEKDLVFIETVMGLAQQRCHCMIECIPLPREIAKQAPLHFKKAIDEAEDEWSQHDAKKLIDTSVKGLRGSIPKNFPYFHVEFGFKSSFGLNIVRGMLRLPVEDMYRRHETIEAQKQAVAKFAQEWEPFDWTKQLD